The Sediminispirochaeta smaragdinae DSM 11293 genome has a segment encoding these proteins:
- a CDS encoding TetR/AcrR family transcriptional regulator produces the protein MTLLENRETILTKRKITDNIVIDNNVISYRSFVMSSRDTSLDLKIIQSAKKEFLEKGFIFSSLRKICRNAGVTTGAVYKRYDGKEVLFANVVKPALNIFESILNGTLELNKERTETNASHKNRIDYFDKAKNWIEEIYFERARQWIKEIYKEQDAVKILLTKADGTAYSNFVHDFIEQSMKGVYLLMTDLENRGLCKIKLSKNEFHVLFITHWTPFFEMFINDFTVDEAIAFLPKITDFLGWDKFIEY, from the coding sequence ATGACATTATTAGAAAACAGGGAAACTATATTGACAAAAAGAAAGATAACTGATAACATCGTTATCGATAACAATGTTATCAGTTATAGGAGCTTTGTAATGTCATCAAGAGATACAAGCTTGGATCTTAAAATCATCCAAAGTGCAAAGAAAGAATTTCTGGAAAAAGGCTTTATATTCTCTTCCCTTAGAAAAATTTGCCGAAATGCCGGCGTAACCACCGGAGCAGTTTATAAACGATACGATGGAAAAGAAGTATTATTTGCTAATGTTGTGAAACCCGCACTCAATATTTTTGAAAGCATACTGAATGGAACCCTTGAATTAAACAAGGAGAGAACAGAGACAAATGCCTCACATAAAAACCGTATTGATTATTTCGATAAAGCAAAAAATTGGATTGAAGAAATATATTTCGAGAGAGCAAGACAGTGGATTAAGGAGATATATAAAGAACAGGATGCTGTAAAAATATTGCTCACAAAAGCTGATGGAACGGCCTATTCTAATTTTGTGCACGATTTCATAGAACAAAGCATGAAAGGCGTCTACCTGCTTATGACAGATTTGGAAAATAGAGGATTGTGTAAAATAAAACTATCCAAGAATGAATTCCATGTTCTTTTTATTACTCATTGGACACCTTTTTTTGAAATGTTCATAAACGATTTTACAGTTGATGAAGCAATTGCCTTTCTACCAAAAATAACTGATTTCTTAGGATGGGATAAATTTATTGAATATTAG
- a CDS encoding SUMF1/EgtB/PvdO family nonheme iron enzyme: MKKLLLTMSAVTGILLSAGCPLPTHRGDTSGDVTPQRYAITVNSTGEVNGEKVTASVSEATEGTIVTLSATLDSSTRKVSFSTSESGITPHTIFTTNCKTTFIMPAKSLAITATFADKPSAATPDNRTANTVSFNMHYVHSGTFTMGEDMTTPAPEITLTKDFWMGETEITQGLWEAVWGLTWPGTAPAEVPGDGDSYPAYNVNWYDAVAFCNLLTQADDSIATTELVYYSDADKKTAYTKEDAKNNVPVYVDWSKTGYRLPTEAEWEYTARYKDADNSVWNGGDHVSGGPEYTNPEIENYGWFNENSHEKCYEVKRLTANALGLYDMSGNINEWCYDWIASYKPISQSDPVGPENGTRRILRGGSWSFGEEYMRVGNRYNYTPSARYSTFGFRLCRTAY, from the coding sequence GTGAAGAAGCTTTTATTAACCATGAGTGCAGTAACAGGAATACTGCTTTCTGCAGGCTGCCCCCTTCCAACCCATCGGGGGGATACAAGTGGTGACGTCACTCCACAACGCTATGCCATAACAGTCAATTCCACTGGAGAAGTCAATGGCGAAAAGGTAACAGCAAGCGTATCCGAAGCTACGGAAGGGACAATAGTAACGCTATCAGCAACATTGGACAGTAGTACTCGGAAAGTAAGCTTTAGTACTTCAGAATCGGGAATTACCCCCCATACAATTTTTACTACAAATTGCAAAACGACGTTTATCATGCCGGCAAAATCTCTAGCAATTACGGCAACCTTTGCTGATAAGCCCTCTGCTGCAACTCCCGATAATCGTACTGCTAATACTGTCTCTTTTAATATGCACTATGTTCATTCGGGAACCTTTACCATGGGTGAAGATATGACGACTCCCGCACCGGAAATAACTCTGACCAAAGACTTCTGGATGGGGGAGACCGAGATAACCCAAGGTTTATGGGAGGCTGTTTGGGGGCTAACCTGGCCTGGAACAGCCCCTGCAGAAGTTCCTGGTGACGGGGATAGTTACCCTGCCTACAATGTAAACTGGTATGATGCTGTGGCGTTCTGTAATCTTCTCACCCAAGCCGATGACAGTATAGCTACTACTGAGCTGGTCTACTATTCCGATGCTGATAAAAAAACGGCCTATACCAAAGAGGATGCAAAAAATAATGTTCCTGTTTACGTGGACTGGAGTAAAACAGGCTACCGCTTGCCCACCGAAGCGGAATGGGAATACACCGCCCGCTATAAAGATGCAGATAATTCTGTTTGGAACGGCGGAGATCATGTTAGCGGAGGACCGGAATATACGAATCCTGAAATTGAGAATTACGGCTGGTTCAATGAGAATTCTCATGAAAAATGTTATGAGGTGAAACGCTTAACTGCAAATGCCCTTGGATTATATGACATGAGCGGAAATATAAATGAATGGTGTTATGACTGGATCGCCTCCTATAAACCGATTTCTCAAAGTGATCCAGTAGGGCCGGAAAACGGCACTCGCCGTATACTTCGTGGCGGTAGTTGGAGTTTTGGAGAAGAGTATATGCGTGTAGGTAACAGATACAATTATACACCTTCTGCCCGTTACAGTACCTTTGGCTTCCGCCTTTGCAGGACTGCGTATTGA
- a CDS encoding TetR/AcrR family transcriptional regulator produces the protein MITSKDNPTAVKSKQWILTALLNVMEEKDFDTITVKEIAERAGLDRKTFYRHFHSKEEVLYLQLQELCQIYIEELKELPELSAYVITKSYFSICAQYSHFFMLLERNELLSLVLLKFNEYLPALNNLFLDNPSYRNKPKYELMYQAGGFWNVTNRWIRDGMKESPEKMAEIVSAIMPSPIM, from the coding sequence ATGATAACTTCTAAAGATAATCCAACCGCTGTTAAATCAAAGCAGTGGATATTGACAGCATTACTTAATGTAATGGAGGAGAAGGACTTTGATACAATCACTGTCAAGGAGATAGCCGAGCGTGCTGGTCTTGATAGAAAAACTTTTTATCGTCACTTTCATTCAAAAGAAGAAGTATTGTATTTGCAACTTCAGGAATTATGTCAAATTTACATAGAAGAATTAAAGGAACTGCCTGAACTCTCAGCATATGTAATAACAAAATCCTATTTTTCAATTTGTGCACAATACTCACATTTTTTCATGTTATTAGAACGAAACGAGCTCCTTTCGTTAGTACTATTGAAATTTAATGAATACTTGCCGGCTTTAAATAATTTGTTCCTTGATAATCCTAGTTATCGAAATAAACCTAAGTATGAACTTATGTACCAGGCTGGAGGATTCTGGAACGTTACTAATCGTTGGATACGTGATGGAATGAAAGAATCTCCAGAAAAAATGGCTGAAATAGTCAGTGCAATAATGCCATCGCCGATAATGTAA
- a CDS encoding alpha/beta hydrolase: MDNYKNDSVWAKVQPYVPAHNRIDETTYPEEYFLPISDMNVHIDHYKAINPKGKIVLFHGVGGNGRLLSFIAVPLVKSGFEVICPDLPLYGYTHYSQKITYKTWISCGTELVNYYQSMSNLPLFLFGLSAGGMLAYQIANKCANINGLMVTCILDQRNITVTKNTASNPLFGRIAKPFIAMVQSVAGNIKIPMKWIGNMRAIVNNKELAALLMEDKKSSGAMVPLSFIHTMLNPVIEVEPENFDRCPVLLVHPGDDHWTDIELSNLFYNRLGCKKQTVILDGAGHFPIEELGLKQMERSCIEFLKQHL, encoded by the coding sequence ATGGATAATTATAAGAACGATTCAGTTTGGGCAAAGGTCCAGCCATATGTACCAGCACATAATAGAATAGATGAAACAACCTATCCTGAAGAATATTTTTTACCAATATCCGATATGAACGTACATATTGACCATTACAAAGCTATCAACCCTAAAGGGAAGATCGTACTTTTCCATGGTGTAGGGGGAAATGGGCGTTTGCTTTCGTTTATTGCCGTGCCTTTAGTGAAAAGTGGATTTGAGGTAATCTGTCCGGATCTGCCTCTCTATGGATATACACACTATTCACAAAAAATAACGTATAAGACGTGGATCTCGTGTGGCACAGAACTTGTAAACTACTATCAAAGTATGTCCAACCTTCCGCTTTTTCTATTTGGGCTTAGTGCGGGAGGGATGTTGGCATATCAGATTGCAAATAAATGCGCGAATATTAATGGGTTAATGGTCACCTGCATTCTTGACCAGAGAAATATTACAGTTACCAAGAATACTGCCAGTAACCCTCTCTTTGGAAGGATTGCAAAACCTTTTATCGCAATGGTACAAAGTGTTGCAGGAAATATAAAAATCCCCATGAAATGGATCGGAAACATGAGAGCTATTGTCAATAACAAAGAACTTGCTGCTCTTTTAATGGAGGATAAAAAATCATCAGGGGCTATGGTCCCCCTATCTTTTATACACACCATGCTCAATCCTGTCATTGAAGTCGAACCTGAGAATTTTGATCGCTGTCCCGTTCTTTTGGTACATCCAGGAGACGACCATTGGACAGATATTGAATTAAGTAATCTTTTTTACAATCGTTTAGGATGTAAAAAACAAACCGTAATTTTGGATGGAGCTGGGCATTTCCCAATAGAGGAGCTAGGATTAAAACAAATGGAACGATCATGTATCGAGTTTTTAAAACAGCATTTATAG